From Allofrancisella guangzhouensis, a single genomic window includes:
- a CDS encoding SurA N-terminal domain-containing protein yields MIKSYLFSISVLFIFFCNSYADIASSLFQNSFNSDFNNNNQTSTTQLQNSNKKNLINKTVAIVNNKPITSLELDQEVQKLQASNPQVAQFNTDELTIKRLALQDLISQSVLIQLAEQNNITISEQQLDSAIQEIAAKNGMSVDSLRLNLEASGMSFSKYKDKIRQQLMVNQLQQQAIAQQVYVSPEEIQKYLKKHQKEFYRQMSPVKTYSLKNLIIALPDSKKARKDKIGLLKKLAMAVNNGDISFSDVVEQFSEAPNASTGGTVSHPLKFDAIPSIYKTKVEKLKEGQASEPFIVNNTVQMIYIDNIHTQAPLLSKEITKYYVYGIVIKVGGSMTEKGAKSSLDRALVALSSGEIFTKVAEKFNQDYDHADGEFGWVSTLDTPPSLPPTAFAKLQTLKEDEFSDVFQADPKTWMILKYTKTKNYNAAEELKEQKALEAIFSEKAQQIYKTWLTSMKDDAYIEILEDDLKTPDLY; encoded by the coding sequence ATGATAAAAAGCTATCTTTTTTCTATAAGCGTCTTATTTATTTTTTTTTGTAACAGCTATGCTGATATAGCATCTAGCTTATTTCAAAACTCTTTTAACTCAGATTTCAACAACAATAATCAAACAAGTACAACACAGCTACAAAATTCTAATAAGAAAAATCTTATCAATAAAACAGTTGCTATAGTAAATAATAAACCCATAACCTCCCTTGAACTAGATCAAGAGGTTCAAAAACTCCAAGCTAGTAATCCACAGGTGGCTCAATTCAATACTGATGAGCTAACTATAAAAAGGCTTGCTCTTCAAGATTTGATATCTCAAAGTGTATTAATTCAGTTAGCCGAGCAAAATAATATTACAATCTCAGAGCAACAATTAGACTCAGCTATACAAGAAATAGCTGCTAAAAATGGTATGTCTGTAGATTCATTACGGTTAAACCTAGAAGCATCCGGTATGTCATTTAGTAAATATAAAGATAAAATACGTCAGCAGCTAATGGTTAACCAATTGCAGCAACAAGCTATTGCTCAGCAAGTATATGTTTCTCCAGAAGAAATTCAAAAATACTTAAAAAAACATCAAAAAGAATTCTATAGACAAATGTCTCCAGTCAAGACCTATAGTCTTAAAAATCTTATCATAGCTTTGCCTGATTCAAAAAAAGCTAGAAAAGATAAAATTGGATTATTAAAAAAGTTAGCTATGGCTGTTAATAACGGTGATATTAGCTTCTCTGATGTTGTAGAACAATTCTCAGAAGCTCCTAATGCAAGTACAGGAGGAACTGTTAGCCACCCTCTTAAATTTGATGCTATACCGAGCATTTATAAAACAAAAGTAGAAAAACTTAAAGAAGGTCAAGCATCTGAACCTTTTATTGTAAACAACACTGTGCAAATGATCTATATTGATAACATACACACCCAAGCTCCTTTGCTAAGTAAGGAAATCACCAAATACTATGTCTACGGCATAGTCATAAAAGTAGGTGGTAGCATGACTGAAAAGGGTGCAAAAAGCTCTCTTGATAGAGCTCTTGTTGCTCTATCAAGTGGCGAGATTTTCACAAAAGTAGCAGAAAAATTTAATCAAGACTATGATCACGCTGATGGTGAATTTGGCTGGGTGTCAACTTTAGATACCCCTCCTTCTCTACCACCCACTGCTTTTGCAAAACTACAGACCCTCAAAGAAGATGAGTTTTCTGATGTTTTCCAAGCTGATCCAAAAACTTGGATGATTTTAAAATACACTAAAACAAAAAACTACAATGCTGCAGAAGAATTAAAAGAACAAAAAGCCTTGGAAGCAATTTTCTCAGAAAAAGCCCAACAAATATATAAAACCTGGCTAACTTCCATGAAAGACGATGCTTATATAGAAATTCTGGAAGATGATCTTAAAACACCAGATTTGTATTAA
- a CDS encoding DUF2147 domain-containing protein has protein sequence MKKFKQLSLIILASFSVNSIYAEGVKDISKDNLSPEGYWVQFDEDKDAGIGKVQGIVHSYFAKNNKYGDKGTLEMEIVVPIMDVVNNKIVPAPVHCDVCGKGNVNGFKYDYTNPSDNLMQGLVFAGNLEPQENTGGSDKSLEFDKGGVLNPNDGKTYNSKAQVQDNGETLFARAYKGNGWYAVGKNAHWKRITESQYEQVKQKCGLNKETGVYPYEDKTGKVTNQKLFEECYNYDFGVKKPV, from the coding sequence ATGAAAAAATTTAAACAGTTATCTTTGATTATCTTAGCTAGTTTTTCTGTTAATTCAATATATGCAGAGGGTGTTAAGGATATATCGAAAGATAACTTATCACCAGAGGGCTACTGGGTTCAGTTTGATGAGGATAAAGATGCTGGGATCGGTAAAGTTCAAGGTATCGTACATTCTTATTTTGCTAAGAATAATAAATATGGAGATAAAGGTACCCTTGAGATGGAAATAGTTGTGCCAATTATGGATGTTGTTAACAATAAGATTGTACCAGCACCAGTTCATTGCGATGTTTGTGGTAAGGGTAACGTTAATGGGTTTAAATATGATTATACTAATCCAAGTGATAATCTGATGCAAGGTCTTGTTTTTGCTGGAAATTTGGAACCTCAAGAAAATACAGGAGGTTCTGATAAAAGTCTTGAGTTTGACAAAGGAGGAGTTTTAAATCCAAATGATGGTAAAACATATAACTCTAAAGCTCAAGTGCAAGATAATGGAGAAACTTTGTTTGCCCGAGCATATAAAGGAAACGGCTGGTATGCTGTTGGTAAAAATGCCCATTGGAAAAGAATTACAGAATCTCAGTATGAGCAAGTCAAACAAAAATGTGGCTTAAATAAAGAAACAGGTGTTTATCCATATGAGGATAAGACTGGTAAAGTAACAAATCAAAAATTATTTGAAGAATGTTATAATTATGATTTTGGAGTCAAAAAACCGGTATAA
- the rsgA gene encoding ribosome small subunit-dependent GTPase A — MKQHGKIITNFGGNLIVKLEDNQRVSCLLRSHLKGELTVGDNVITEYSNSTYVITSLSERKNLISRPNSYQRKNKNIAANVDQGIIIISHSPTPVEHYIDRYLAALHNSNIVPILAINKIDNQNELDKQSIQQLAGIYESIGYKLLYMSAKDNIGIRNLLESLNGKISIFLGQSGVGKSETLNTILGKQVTATSQVSESTKKGRHTTTCSTLYEIDPNTSIIDSPGIREFGLWDISQEELFDGFLDFKRYKGMCQFRNCSHEESSKGCEIVRQVQQGNINQTRFKNYHRILAEVKNK, encoded by the coding sequence TTGAAACAGCATGGAAAAATTATAACTAACTTTGGTGGTAACCTTATTGTTAAATTAGAAGATAATCAAAGGGTTTCATGTCTATTGAGGAGTCACCTTAAAGGAGAATTAACCGTTGGAGATAATGTAATAACTGAGTACTCAAATTCTACCTACGTGATAACCTCTCTATCAGAAAGAAAAAATCTAATATCTCGTCCTAACTCCTATCAGCGTAAAAATAAAAATATTGCTGCAAATGTAGATCAAGGAATTATAATTATTTCTCATTCACCAACACCTGTTGAGCACTATATAGATAGGTATCTAGCAGCTTTACACAACAGTAATATTGTACCTATTCTAGCTATAAATAAAATTGACAACCAAAACGAATTAGATAAACAAAGTATTCAACAATTAGCTGGTATTTACGAATCTATAGGATATAAGCTTTTATATATGTCAGCAAAAGATAATATTGGTATAAGAAATTTATTAGAGTCTCTAAATGGTAAAATCTCTATTTTCTTGGGACAATCTGGAGTTGGCAAATCTGAAACTTTAAACACAATTTTAGGTAAGCAAGTTACAGCCACAAGTCAAGTATCTGAGTCAACAAAAAAAGGGCGCCATACTACTACATGCTCAACACTATACGAAATAGATCCAAATACGAGTATTATCGATTCTCCTGGTATACGAGAATTTGGATTATGGGATATTTCTCAAGAGGAACTGTTTGATGGCTTCTTAGATTTCAAAAGATACAAAGGTATGTGTCAATTTAGGAACTGCTCACATGAAGAAAGCTCTAAGGGTTGCGAAATAGTTAGGCAAGTTCAGCAAGGTAACATAAATCAAACTCGTTTTAAAAATTATCACCGAATCTTGGCTGAGGTAAAAAACAAATAA
- a CDS encoding symmetrical bis(5'-nucleosyl)-tetraphosphatase, whose translation MATYIIGDVQGCYDELQLLLEKIKFYKNTDKLIFAGDIINKGPKSLETINFIMSLREKAQLVLGNHEILFLAISYNFLPSSNKHTFDEILNAPNLKEIQEWLCNQKFLIKLNNYFITHAGIPHIWSPKKAIKRANEVEFVFKNETTRKLLLANLFNEEIAKWDKELEGIERWLCILNYFTRMRAIKKDGELDLKFSSTIDNMPKNFGPWFKLRHKKFKAEQTIIFGHWAALNGITNDKSIIALDTGCVFGGKLTCYCVENKKFIRVNAIKSYRNI comes from the coding sequence ATGGCTACTTATATAATTGGAGACGTACAAGGTTGCTATGACGAACTACAACTTTTGTTAGAAAAAATAAAGTTCTACAAAAACACAGATAAACTTATTTTCGCTGGCGATATTATAAATAAAGGTCCAAAATCACTTGAAACAATAAATTTTATTATGTCTCTTAGAGAAAAAGCTCAACTTGTTTTAGGAAACCATGAAATACTATTTTTAGCTATCAGCTATAATTTCTTACCTTCAAGTAATAAACATACTTTTGATGAAATTTTAAATGCTCCTAATCTTAAAGAAATTCAAGAATGGCTTTGTAACCAAAAATTCCTAATAAAGCTTAATAACTATTTTATAACTCATGCTGGTATTCCACATATTTGGTCACCTAAAAAAGCCATAAAGAGAGCTAATGAGGTCGAATTTGTTTTTAAAAATGAAACTACAAGAAAATTACTACTAGCCAACCTTTTTAATGAAGAAATTGCAAAATGGGATAAAGAGCTCGAGGGAATAGAAAGATGGCTATGTATACTTAACTACTTCACTAGAATGAGAGCTATAAAAAAAGATGGTGAATTAGACCTAAAATTTAGTTCAACGATTGATAACATGCCAAAAAATTTTGGACCATGGTTTAAACTTAGACACAAAAAGTTCAAAGCTGAACAAACTATAATTTTTGGACATTGGGCTGCGCTTAACGGAATAACTAACGACAAAAGTATAATTGCTTTAGATACTGGATGTGTTTTTGGTGGTAAGCTAACCTGTTATTGTGTTGAAAACAAAAAATTTATTAGAGTTAATGCAATCAAAAGCTATAGGAATATTTAA
- the mutL gene encoding DNA mismatch repair endonuclease MutL, which yields MSNYRQIKVLTQSLANQIAAGEVIERASSVVKELVENSIDAGASNIIIEIQDGGKSFIRIRDNGNGITKQDMVLALVAHATSKVYTLDELEAVASMGFRGEALASIASVSKLKIISKHIQAQDAWQINNYTNEVIPAAHVTGTTIEVSELFYNTPARRKFLKKDNTEFLHIFDLLKKYMLCYFGISFKFIHNGKEIKNLIAAEDIQLKYNRVFELYSQEFIENAIYIDEKVGDAHLWGWVASPRYNRAKADMQSFYLNGRIIKDKIVNHAVKTAYKDVMYGNRYSAFLLYLDMDYREVDVNVHPAKSEVRFRNQRFIYDFLFGKINKAITTSADVQAASDDLNYNLQQKKVSVNNPLNIGNMSLDISVKQEIESKDQAFEYVINKDENNKDDNSENELHINQPKKEGRLGQAICQIHGIYILSQVDDGVVLVDMHAAHERILYEEMKKSWHVDADKFKQNLLMPITCQLSSSKVATIDENLQVFGNLGFEISVIADDAVLVRSVPIYVKSKDIHDLISSVAIELMASGKTKSVEFYLNHILATVSCHAAVRANDKISIPEMNHLLRQMETVENSGQCNHGRPTWVKLNFAQMDSFFLRGR from the coding sequence ATGAGTAATTATCGTCAAATAAAAGTATTAACACAAAGCTTGGCTAACCAAATAGCAGCAGGGGAAGTGATAGAAAGAGCTTCATCTGTAGTTAAAGAGTTGGTTGAGAATTCTATAGATGCTGGAGCATCAAATATTATTATTGAAATTCAAGATGGCGGTAAATCATTTATACGTATTCGAGATAATGGTAATGGCATAACAAAGCAAGATATGGTTTTAGCTTTAGTGGCTCATGCAACAAGTAAGGTTTATACTTTAGATGAGCTTGAGGCTGTTGCAAGTATGGGTTTTCGTGGCGAAGCTTTGGCAAGTATAGCATCGGTTTCAAAACTAAAAATAATTTCTAAACATATACAAGCACAAGATGCTTGGCAAATTAATAACTATACTAATGAAGTTATACCAGCAGCGCATGTTACAGGAACAACAATAGAGGTTAGTGAATTATTTTATAACACGCCAGCACGCCGTAAATTTTTAAAAAAAGATAATACAGAATTTTTACACATTTTTGATTTATTAAAAAAGTATATGCTATGTTATTTTGGTATATCTTTTAAGTTTATTCATAATGGTAAAGAAATAAAAAATCTAATAGCAGCTGAAGATATTCAACTTAAATATAATCGTGTATTTGAGTTGTACAGTCAGGAATTTATTGAAAATGCTATTTATATTGATGAAAAGGTTGGGGATGCGCATTTATGGGGGTGGGTAGCAAGTCCACGCTATAATCGAGCTAAAGCAGATATGCAGAGTTTCTATCTTAATGGACGCATTATTAAAGATAAGATTGTAAACCATGCGGTGAAAACCGCATATAAAGATGTAATGTATGGTAATAGATATTCAGCGTTTTTACTTTATCTAGATATGGACTATAGGGAAGTTGATGTTAATGTTCATCCAGCTAAGAGCGAAGTTAGATTTAGAAATCAGCGATTTATTTATGATTTTCTCTTTGGAAAAATTAATAAAGCCATAACTACTAGTGCAGATGTACAAGCAGCTAGTGATGATTTAAATTATAATTTGCAGCAAAAGAAAGTATCAGTAAACAATCCTTTGAATATCGGTAATATGAGTTTAGATATATCTGTAAAGCAGGAGATAGAATCAAAAGATCAAGCATTTGAATATGTTATAAATAAAGACGAGAATAATAAAGATGATAATAGTGAAAATGAACTTCATATTAACCAACCTAAGAAAGAAGGTAGATTAGGTCAAGCAATTTGCCAAATTCATGGTATATATATACTTTCTCAAGTTGATGATGGAGTTGTACTTGTCGATATGCATGCAGCACATGAAAGAATACTTTATGAGGAAATGAAAAAGTCTTGGCATGTAGATGCTGATAAATTTAAGCAAAATCTTCTTATGCCGATAACTTGTCAGCTATCTAGTAGTAAGGTTGCTACTATTGATGAAAATTTACAAGTTTTTGGAAATTTAGGTTTTGAAATTTCCGTTATTGCAGACGATGCTGTATTAGTCAGATCCGTTCCTATATATGTCAAAAGTAAAGATATTCATGATTTGATATCTAGTGTGGCTATAGAACTTATGGCATCAGGTAAAACTAAAAGTGTTGAGTTTTATTTAAACCATATTCTTGCAACAGTGTCATGTCATGCTGCTGTCCGAGCAAATGATAAGATTAGTATTCCAGAGATGAATCATCTTTTGCGTCAAATGGAAACAGTTGAAAATTCTGGCCAGTGTAATCATGGCAGACCGACTTGGGTGAAATTAAATTTTGCGCAGATGGATAGTTTCTTTTTGAGAGGTAGGTAA
- the argS gene encoding arginine--tRNA ligase, producing MNIEVYLSKIFVKAFQKLNYGESFAKVVVSTRDGIGHFQCNGAMPLAKFAKKPPFVIAQEIIECIEEKDIFSNIEVANPGFINMTLCSNFLSKIVNNFLKMSNFGVDKNTNPKKIVLDFGGPNVAKPMHVGHIRSALLGDALQRLYRFCGDKVISDVHLGDWGTQMGMLIEEIKLHSPELVYFDKEYIGEYPKKSPVTVTELAEIYPQASKRCKSDITEMEKARQATFELQQGRRGYVALWEHFVKISVEAVKNDFQELGIHFDLWLGESDANKYVGEMVEYLKSKEFMYQDDGAWVIDIDKQDIPPLIIIKSDGGVMYGTTDLATLWQRNKDFNPDRVIYVVDKRQSLHFKQVFSVAHKTNIVSSNCELEHVAFGTVNGKDGRPFKTREGGVMHLSDLISQAKTCARQRMPEENDESVINQIAMATIKFGDLVNNYANDYVFDLEKFAQYEGKTGPYLLYTAVRAKSIIRKVFGDDYNLQDLVKHYDVFAATNEYEEKLQLQLIQFPMAISRAYENSQPHHICDFAYSLANVFNKFYVNCPTTNIQDQEIKDARIALCVATVKVMSIALGVIGISIPERM from the coding sequence ATGAATATAGAAGTTTATTTATCAAAGATATTTGTAAAAGCATTTCAAAAGTTAAACTATGGAGAAAGTTTTGCCAAAGTAGTTGTCTCAACCCGTGATGGAATAGGGCATTTTCAGTGTAATGGAGCAATGCCTTTAGCTAAATTTGCAAAAAAACCACCGTTCGTAATTGCTCAAGAGATTATTGAATGCATAGAGGAAAAAGATATTTTTAGCAATATTGAAGTAGCAAATCCAGGTTTTATAAATATGACGCTTTGTTCCAATTTTTTGTCTAAGATCGTAAATAATTTTCTTAAAATGAGTAACTTTGGAGTAGACAAAAATACTAATCCAAAAAAAATAGTTCTAGACTTTGGTGGCCCAAACGTTGCAAAACCTATGCACGTTGGGCACATAAGGTCGGCTTTATTAGGAGATGCATTACAAAGACTTTATCGTTTCTGTGGTGATAAGGTTATCTCTGATGTGCACTTAGGTGATTGGGGTACCCAAATGGGCATGCTTATAGAGGAAATAAAATTACATTCTCCAGAATTGGTTTATTTTGATAAGGAGTATATTGGAGAATATCCTAAAAAATCACCTGTAACGGTTACTGAACTAGCAGAAATATATCCGCAGGCTTCAAAAAGATGTAAATCTGACATAACCGAAATGGAAAAAGCAAGACAAGCTACTTTTGAATTACAGCAAGGTAGAAGGGGTTATGTTGCTTTATGGGAACATTTCGTAAAAATTTCTGTTGAAGCTGTTAAGAATGATTTTCAAGAGTTAGGTATACATTTTGATCTTTGGTTAGGAGAGAGTGACGCTAATAAGTATGTCGGAGAAATGGTAGAGTATCTGAAATCTAAAGAGTTTATGTATCAAGACGATGGTGCTTGGGTGATAGATATAGATAAACAAGATATCCCACCACTTATTATTATAAAAAGTGATGGTGGTGTTATGTATGGTACTACCGATTTGGCAACTTTATGGCAACGTAATAAAGATTTTAATCCGGATAGAGTTATTTATGTCGTTGATAAAAGACAATCTTTACACTTTAAGCAAGTATTTAGCGTAGCTCATAAGACTAATATAGTTAGCTCTAATTGTGAATTAGAACATGTTGCTTTTGGTACAGTAAATGGAAAAGATGGTAGACCTTTTAAAACAAGAGAAGGTGGCGTAATGCATTTATCTGACTTAATATCACAAGCTAAAACATGTGCTAGACAAAGAATGCCAGAAGAAAATGACGAAAGTGTTATAAATCAAATAGCTATGGCAACAATTAAATTTGGTGATTTAGTTAATAACTATGCAAATGATTACGTATTTGATTTAGAAAAATTTGCGCAGTATGAAGGCAAAACAGGACCATATCTTTTATACACAGCTGTTAGGGCAAAATCTATAATTAGAAAAGTATTTGGTGACGATTATAACTTACAAGATTTAGTTAAGCATTATGATGTTTTTGCTGCTACTAATGAATATGAAGAAAAACTTCAACTTCAACTTATACAGTTTCCAATGGCTATAAGTAGGGCTTATGAAAATTCGCAGCCTCATCATATTTGTGATTTTGCATATTCTTTGGCAAATGTTTTTAATAAGTTCTATGTTAATTGTCCTACCACAAACATTCAAGATCAAGAAATAAAGGATGCTAGAATAGCACTTTGCGTAGCCACAGTTAAAGTGATGAGTATAGCATTAGGTGTGATTGGTATATCAATACCAGAAAGGATGTAA
- a CDS encoding LPS-assembly protein LptD, which yields MLKGIHKYLWICFGTVFVTASGHSARIMNKNPIKEDWSCKIVDNEWKCDRVKQPANVFDEKLKPEEKQKALSDDLGWVPEAKTFVGGYYNNDTAFTKALCESKKTELSYEDAEYDTDGTLVASGNVEVLQCDQEMYSDDAIVSFNTGKNSIQSIVMTGDVIAKQPSTGIVIRTKELTANTNDGTYSAGETYFRMAREVPNTHMYDKEHFSGHLRGHAKTFEKEDQDNLMMEDAYITSGDPTDNDWKITGKNINIDTNKEMAYVKDGFFKIKDIPVMYIPYFSYPISNKRKSGFLTPNFVNSELSGYGVAIPYYFNLAPNYDLLLETVFWLKRGLMENGTFRYMTDTFEGQFEGSIVPYDFQTHTMRGAFTFSNNGDFGNGVTTTLKYDYVSDKNYYDDFSVGNINLVTKTLLDREFDLNYSNENITSGLTALFYGVVNPDMNLANRPYAKLPEIKFNATADGYTPDHLSLSIETLNTYFYKAAAPINPSQSAAIGTNVNAFRGYESPKIAGNFSETWGYLNPSLEVPIRYYQLNNKPTDTIQFSQSSVTSILPIFNIDSGLYFDREYTTKEGAYTQTLQPRLFYTYIPYQNQTDIPLFDTSLQNEQYMQMFQVNRFTGHDRINNANQLTYALESTTINQEDGSTLASAKIGQMMYFADRMVTLCQGNSTCPNPEMTDPFAKETFSPIMSSFEYQIMKNIYLSAQINYRIQQQNVDYQVYQLSYKDESENIFNISYNNIANNWNSLTQDQINNGVKPTPQETITLSTIINLTDSWGIAGLWNYNFQQNQLADAFVGLQYNDKSWAVRALWQKSAYTNSDPNDPQKLGNLVNSYMLEFELKGLGSVGSSSNIASRLSQINGYEAGEWGGAKS from the coding sequence ATGTTAAAGGGTATTCATAAATATCTGTGGATTTGCTTTGGAACTGTATTTGTTACAGCGTCTGGCCACTCTGCAAGAATTATGAACAAAAATCCTATCAAAGAAGACTGGAGTTGTAAAATTGTAGACAATGAGTGGAAATGTGATCGGGTTAAACAGCCAGCAAACGTCTTTGATGAAAAATTAAAGCCTGAAGAAAAACAAAAAGCATTATCTGACGATTTAGGCTGGGTTCCTGAAGCAAAAACTTTTGTTGGTGGCTACTATAATAATGACACAGCTTTCACAAAAGCTTTATGTGAGTCTAAAAAAACAGAACTTAGTTACGAAGACGCCGAATATGATACAGATGGTACGCTTGTAGCTTCTGGAAATGTAGAAGTATTACAGTGTGACCAAGAAATGTATAGTGATGATGCTATCGTTAGTTTTAATACTGGTAAGAACTCTATCCAATCAATCGTAATGACTGGCGATGTAATTGCTAAACAACCATCTACTGGTATAGTTATTCGCACAAAAGAGCTTACTGCTAATACAAATGATGGTACTTATAGTGCTGGTGAAACATACTTTAGAATGGCTAGGGAAGTACCTAATACTCATATGTATGATAAAGAACATTTTAGTGGACACTTAAGAGGTCATGCAAAAACTTTTGAAAAAGAAGATCAAGATAACCTAATGATGGAAGACGCTTATATCACCTCCGGCGATCCTACTGATAATGATTGGAAAATAACGGGGAAAAATATCAATATTGATACTAATAAAGAAATGGCTTATGTTAAAGATGGTTTCTTTAAAATTAAAGATATACCAGTTATGTACATTCCTTACTTCTCATATCCTATAAGTAATAAAAGAAAATCTGGTTTCTTAACTCCAAACTTTGTCAATAGTGAACTTTCTGGATATGGGGTTGCAATACCATACTATTTCAACTTAGCACCAAATTACGATTTATTACTTGAGACGGTTTTTTGGTTAAAACGTGGATTGATGGAAAATGGCACGTTCAGATATATGACTGATACTTTCGAAGGTCAGTTTGAGGGCTCAATAGTACCTTATGACTTCCAAACCCATACTATGAGAGGTGCTTTTACTTTCTCAAATAATGGCGATTTTGGAAATGGTGTTACCACTACACTAAAATACGATTATGTCAGTGATAAAAATTATTACGATGACTTCTCTGTAGGTAACATTAACTTAGTTACAAAAACTCTTTTAGATAGAGAGTTTGACCTAAACTATAGCAATGAAAATATAACTTCAGGATTAACAGCACTATTCTACGGTGTAGTTAACCCGGACATGAACCTTGCAAATAGACCTTACGCTAAATTACCTGAAATAAAATTTAATGCTACAGCTGATGGCTATACACCTGACCACCTAAGTCTAAGTATCGAAACTTTAAACACTTATTTCTATAAAGCTGCAGCGCCAATAAACCCAAGTCAAAGCGCGGCCATAGGGACAAACGTAAATGCTTTTAGAGGATATGAGTCACCTAAAATCGCTGGTAATTTTTCAGAAACTTGGGGATACCTTAACCCTTCGTTAGAAGTACCTATACGTTACTATCAATTAAATAATAAACCTACAGATACTATTCAATTTAGTCAAAGTAGCGTTACAAGTATCTTACCTATTTTTAACATTGATTCTGGGTTATACTTTGATCGTGAATATACAACAAAAGAAGGTGCTTATACCCAAACTTTACAACCTAGGTTATTTTACACCTATATTCCTTATCAAAACCAAACTGATATACCTTTATTTGACACCAGCTTACAAAACGAACAATATATGCAGATGTTCCAGGTAAATAGGTTTACAGGTCACGATAGAATTAACAACGCCAATCAGCTTACATACGCTCTAGAGTCAACAACGATCAATCAAGAAGATGGCTCTACTTTAGCATCCGCTAAGATTGGTCAAATGATGTATTTTGCTGATAGAATGGTCACGCTTTGTCAAGGCAACTCAACATGTCCTAACCCAGAAATGACAGATCCGTTTGCAAAAGAAACATTCTCTCCTATTATGTCATCGTTTGAGTACCAGATAATGAAAAATATTTATTTATCTGCTCAGATTAATTACCGCATACAACAGCAAAATGTGGATTACCAAGTATATCAACTTTCTTACAAAGATGAGAGTGAGAATATTTTTAATATTTCGTATAATAATATTGCTAATAACTGGAACTCTCTAACCCAAGACCAAATTAACAATGGTGTAAAACCAACCCCACAAGAAACTATAACCCTTTCAACAATAATTAACCTTACTGATAGCTGGGGAATAGCGGGGTTGTGGAACTATAATTTCCAGCAGAATCAGCTAGCAGATGCATTTGTAGGCCTGCAATACAATGATAAATCTTGGGCTGTCAGAGCACTATGGCAAAAAAGTGCATATACAAACTCTGATCCGAATGACCCTCAAAAACTAGGAAATTTAGTTAATTCCTATATGCTTGAATTTGAGCTAAAAGGTCTAGGAAGTGTTGGCAGTAGTAGTAATATTGCTTCTCGATTAAGCCAAATAAATGGTTATGAAGCTGGTGAATGGGGAGGTGCAAAATCATGA
- the rsmA gene encoding 16S rRNA (adenine(1518)-N(6)/adenine(1519)-N(6))-dimethyltransferase RsmA yields the protein MQYKTKAKKFLGQNFLQDENIIQKIVQLANINKNDTVLEIGPGLGALTRHLLSKSNDINVVEFDYTIIESLLDNCKTYGEPKVYNEDFLEFNIDKISMPNNKVKLIGNLPYNISTPILFKVISLGDKVIDAHFMLQKEMVDRIISPPNTKVYGRLSVILQYHFTCSYILKIPPEVFYPKPKVDSAIIRLKPRTDKPYLKDYNFFEKLVKLSFAQRRKTLHNNLKEILKQQNIDSRCLPIDTNLRAENLSVNDFVNLANFLSQE from the coding sequence ATGCAATATAAAACCAAAGCAAAGAAGTTTTTAGGACAAAATTTTTTGCAAGATGAAAATATCATCCAAAAGATAGTTCAATTAGCAAATATAAATAAAAATGATACTGTGTTAGAAATAGGACCAGGTTTAGGAGCATTAACCCGCCATTTGCTTAGCAAATCTAACGATATTAATGTGGTTGAATTTGACTATACTATCATAGAATCATTACTTGATAACTGTAAGACATATGGTGAACCTAAAGTTTACAATGAAGATTTTCTTGAATTTAATATTGATAAAATATCTATGCCAAACAACAAAGTAAAGTTGATTGGCAATTTACCTTATAATATTTCCACCCCTATATTATTTAAAGTAATAAGCTTGGGTGACAAAGTTATTGATGCTCATTTTATGCTCCAGAAAGAAATGGTCGATAGAATAATATCGCCACCAAACACCAAAGTTTATGGAAGGCTTTCAGTTATTTTACAATACCATTTTACATGTAGCTACATTCTTAAAATCCCACCTGAGGTTTTCTATCCTAAACCAAAAGTTGATTCTGCAATAATTAGATTAAAACCAAGAACTGATAAGCCTTACTTAAAGGATTACAACTTTTTTGAAAAACTTGTAAAACTAAGCTTTGCACAACGCCGAAAAACTCTGCATAATAACCTTAAGGAAATTTTAAAACAACAGAATATTGACTCTAGATGCTTACCTATCGATACCAATCTTAGAGCAGAAAACCTAAGTGTTAATGATTTTGTTAATTTAGCAAACTTCTTAAGTCAGGAATAA